In the Arachis ipaensis cultivar K30076 chromosome B04, Araip1.1, whole genome shotgun sequence genome, ACCTCTCGATGCAAACATGTTGCACTCGCACCGAATCTTGTGTGTCAATGGGTCAAACTCGACAATATTGTTCCAGGACCTAGGTTCCCTATATAATATGTATTGCTCTTTCAcgatcaaataaaataaattaccctCGTGAGTCGCACCACGGACTAAACAATCCCCTTTTTTCCTGAATTCCTGTTGTTCTTCCCTAAACTTAGAGGTTGTGTACTCACGCTGAAATTGTCTTTCAATTGTAGTACTCGATGAACAAGGAACAACTCCTTTAGCGTCTGCAGCATCATCTTCCAGTTCCTTTTGCTCCTTGTTCCCAAGTACGTTGTCATACTCATGCACGAACTGAATCAGTCCACTCTTGAAATGCAAGTAACCACCGTAAAAAGCGTGCATGCTCTCACTCCGTTGAGTACTTCTCATACCTACCCAAAATTTACCTTGAAAATAGATTGGAACCCACATTCGACGTTCGTCATAAAGGTCTACATAACCAACAGAAAAAAAGTTATAATCACCATATAGAGATTCCATAACACACCCACTATAAAAAAAGGAATATAAGAGCACAAAAACAGAACAAACCAGATAGCCATCTATTTCGCTCTAAGTTAAACTCAACAATGAATGCAGACCAATCCTTCTTGAAAGATTTCACAGACCTGGCATTCCAAACAGTGCCATGCATTCTATCATCTATTTCTTTATACCGAGCATATCCTCCGAGCTTATGTGGTATCTTTTTCATTATGTACCATATGCACCATCGGTGGTGAGTATCTGGAAGGACATTCTTGATAGCACCAAACATGGATTTACACTGGCCCGTGATGATGGCCTGTGGGGAAGATCCCATGCACCTCAACCATTGCTTAAAGACCCACTCAAAGCAACAAATTTCCTCATTTCCCATCAAAGTACATCTGAGCAGAGTGGACTTACCATGATGGTTAACGCCAACAAAAGATGCAAATGGAAGTCCGTGCCTGTAATAAATCCAACCAAAATTACCAAAAGCAAGCTAAATGTGAAAATCATTAAACATTTGAATACAGGCAAAACACACATACATACTTGTTTCTACGGTACGTTGTATCAAATGATACTACATCACCATAATATTCATAGGAAGCCCTGCATCTTGTATCTACCCAAAGCGCACTTTTAAACTGGTTAACTTCATCTACATcaactgcataaaaaaaattcgGGTTGATATCTTTCATTCGCATGAAATAGCTAATCATTTCCTTGACATCTGCGTTTTCGTCAGCACAGCGCAAATTGCTCGTAATGAAGTTCCTCTCATCCTTTTCTGAGTAACCCAAATTCGACGAGCCACCAACCTCATTCGTCAGTGCGAGATAAGTCTTGTTGGGCCGTATGCCAGCCTCATCATTGTTCTGAATCACACACTTGGCATGCATGGTCAGTTCTTTGTACTCAGTGTAGTGCACAGCTTGCTTGGCAGAACACGGGTGGGTGTGCTTCAGTTCTAGTTTGGAGACCATCCAATTATCCTTCTGCCTATCAAGCATGACGTACATCCTTGCTTTGCATCCGGCTGTTGTTATTCTCTTTACCCGAGTTGCTGCCTTCACTCGAGACTCCCGATAACCTTCACGACTACAGTGTAACGATTGGTTAACGGGTATCTTTGAATCCTTCCTGGTCTTATCAAAGTTGGTATTCCTAATCCTGGTCACGAAGCCAACTTTCTT is a window encoding:
- the LOC107636778 gene encoding protein FAR1-RELATED SEQUENCE 6-like, which gives rise to MEQAICEGASYGTAYDDSDQYNSCNVNVPSLSEDDTQHVDKIICMGKESGSVIEVVDNAMAVNHELPDHTGIPLDEIPYIGLRFVSLQRAQEFYANYAKKVGFVTRIRNTNFDKTRKDSKIPVNQSLHCSREGYRESRVKAATRVKRITTAGCKARMYVMLDRQKDNWMVSKLELKHTHPCSAKQAVHYTEYKELTMHAKCVIQNNDEAGIRPNKTYLALTNEVGGSSNLGYSEKDERNFITSNLRCADENADVKEMISYFMRMKDINPNFFYAVDVDEVNQFKSALWVDTRCRASYEYYGDVVSFDTTYRRNKHGLPFASFVGVNHHGKSTLLRCTLMGNEEICCFEWVFKQWLRCMGSSPQAIITGQCKSMFGAIKNVLPDTHHRWCIWYIMKKIPHKLGGYARYKEIDDRMHGTVWNASGCVMESLYGDYNFFSVGYVDLYDERRMWVPIYFQGKFWVGMRSTQRSESMHAFYGGYLHFKSGLIQFVHEYDNVLGNKEQKELEDDAADAKGVVPCSSSTTIERQFQREYTTSKFREEQQEFRKKGDCLVRGATHEGNLFYLIVKEQYILYREPRSWNNIVEFDPLTHKIRCECNMFASRGILCCHCLDVYFYYGVDRVPSCYVLPRWSKNVQRKHTFIKSSHDEKRSDESHNLFRRLCTHFFNVAQEFITCEEEAAMLNSGLDELRAKLVDYRVNLGSRSVPNTDNNMVTQSDTACVASDIQSPSKVATKGRPRLKKLGSELDTSIKRYMRRKKNNPPQENNGAINPNIVAVPALSTNESHGNGGFLSLLHSFLHS